From the genome of Streptomyces sp. NBC_01341, one region includes:
- a CDS encoding Lrp/AsnC family transcriptional regulator — MITAIVLIKTSVDRIPEIAEAIASLDSVSEVFSVTGTYDLIAMVRVARHDDLADVIPGRISKIPGVEATDTHVAFRTYSQHDLEAAFAIGLDA, encoded by the coding sequence GTGATCACCGCGATCGTTCTCATCAAAACCAGCGTGGACCGGATCCCCGAGATCGCCGAGGCCATCGCCTCGCTGGACAGTGTCAGCGAGGTCTTCTCGGTCACCGGCACGTACGACCTGATCGCCATGGTCCGGGTCGCCAGGCACGACGACCTCGCCGACGTCATCCCGGGCCGGATCAGCAAGATCCCCGGAGTCGAGGCGACCGACACCCACGTGGCCTTCCGGACCTACTCCCAGCACGACCTCGAGGCGGCGTTCGCCATCGGCCTCGACGCCTGA